A single genomic interval of Vicia villosa cultivar HV-30 ecotype Madison, WI unplaced genomic scaffold, Vvil1.0 ctg.000955F_1_1_3, whole genome shotgun sequence harbors:
- the LOC131632529 gene encoding acylamino-acid-releasing enzyme-like — translation MVGTTDIPDWFYVEACGTIARNRLQETLSAEDLSLFYSKSPISHVSKVKAPTLFLLGAQDRRVPIFDGLQYARALKEKGAEVKIIMFQNDVHALKRPQSEWESILNIGTWFNKCCK, via the exons atggttGGTACAACCGATATCCCTGATTGGTTCTATGTAGAGGCCTGTGGAACCATTGCAAGAAATCGGTTACAGGAAACACTTTCAGCAGAAGATTTGTCTCTCTTCTATAGCAAATCTCCTATCTCGCATGTTTCAAAG GTAAAGGCACCAACACTGTTCCTTTTAGGTGCACAAGATCGTCGCGTTCCAATCTTTGATGGACTGCAA TACGCTCGAGCTTTAAAAGAGAAAGGAGCAGAGGTCAAAATCATCATGTTTCAAAATGATGTTCATGCACTCAAAAG GCCACAATCTGAATGGGAAAGCATCCTTAACATTGGGACATGGTtcaacaaatgctgcaaataa